In a genomic window of Candidatus Dadabacteria bacterium:
- a CDS encoding TraR/DksA family transcriptional regulator yields MTAMLKEMREELLEDVTRSMREESDHLRFNVGDFYDHASEDRQRELALTLSNRERSKLHQIDDALKRIENGEYGFCEVTGEKIGEERLIAMPFTKLSVEAQEEIERGDY; encoded by the coding sequence ATGACGGCGATGCTCAAGGAGATGAGAGAGGAACTGCTTGAAGACGTGACCAGGTCAATGAGAGAGGAATCGGACCACCTGCGTTTCAACGTAGGAGATTTCTACGACCATGCATCAGAAGACAGGCAGAGAGAGCTTGCCCTTACGCTCTCAAACAGGGAACGCAGCAAGCTACATCAGATAGATGATGCTCTAAAGAGAATTGAAAACGGTGAATACGGCTTCTGCGAGGTTACCGGGGAAAAGATAGGGGAAGAGAGACTAATTGCCATGCCCTTTACGAAACTGAGCGTCGAGGCTCAGGAGGAAATCGAAAGGGGAGATTACTGA
- the mtnA gene encoding S-methyl-5-thioribose-1-phosphate isomerase, with protein MNSFKTIEWRNNRVLMIDQRKLPGEEAYVECAKFEEVAECIRDLVIRGAPAIGIAAAMGMALGATSVSNDSSYEEFAERMKTISEHLALTRPTAVNLFWAIGRMNRLISECRGQKVEKIKELLITEAINIQEEDLRTCMQIGENGSELIKDNSVVLTHCNAGGLATAGYGTALGVIRSAFRQGKNISVISSETRPVLQGARLTTWELERDGIPVRLITDSMAGHLMSKGVVDSVVVGADRVASNGDTANKIGTYSLSILAKHHGIPFYVAAPTSTIDNECSSGEDIIIEQRNPEEVTHIDGKRISAEVNAINPAFDITPADNIECLITEVGLFKKPYTKSLGRLKRENQ; from the coding sequence ATGAACTCCTTTAAAACGATAGAGTGGAGAAACAACAGGGTTTTAATGATTGACCAGAGAAAGCTTCCCGGTGAGGAAGCCTATGTTGAATGCGCAAAGTTTGAAGAGGTGGCAGAATGCATCAGAGATCTGGTTATCAGGGGGGCTCCGGCTATAGGGATAGCAGCCGCCATGGGAATGGCTCTCGGGGCCACGAGCGTCAGCAACGATTCTTCTTACGAAGAATTCGCGGAGCGCATGAAAACCATATCGGAGCATCTGGCCCTGACGCGACCGACAGCCGTAAATCTGTTCTGGGCCATCGGCAGGATGAACAGATTGATCTCAGAATGCAGGGGCCAGAAAGTGGAAAAAATCAAGGAGCTTCTTATAACTGAAGCAATTAACATACAGGAAGAAGACCTCAGGACATGCATGCAGATCGGGGAGAACGGATCGGAACTCATAAAAGACAACTCTGTTGTCCTGACGCACTGCAATGCCGGAGGACTTGCCACCGCAGGTTACGGAACAGCTCTAGGGGTAATAAGATCGGCCTTTCGCCAAGGCAAGAACATAAGCGTAATATCATCAGAGACAAGACCGGTTCTTCAGGGAGCAAGACTTACCACTTGGGAGCTTGAGCGGGACGGCATTCCGGTCCGTTTGATAACCGACAGCATGGCCGGACATCTGATGAGCAAGGGGGTTGTTGATTCGGTCGTGGTCGGAGCCGACAGAGTAGCTTCAAACGGAGATACGGCAAACAAGATAGGGACATATTCCCTGTCAATCCTGGCGAAGCATCACGGGATCCCTTTCTACGTGGCAGCTCCCACTTCAACAATAGATAACGAATGTTCAAGCGGAGAGGATATTATAATCGAGCAAAGAAACCCCGAAGAGGTAACACACATAGACGGAAAACGGATAAGCGCCGAAGTAAACGCGATCAATCCCGCGTTTGATATTACACCAGCCGACAATATTGAATGCCTAATAACTGAAGTCGGTCTGTTCAAAAAACCCTACACTAAATCTCTCGGCAGGCTTAAAAGGGAAAATCAGTAA
- a CDS encoding 50S ribosomal protein L11 methyltransferase, which produces MSRMKRLTIELPKEMAASVSDLLLGLEAGAVSEEQGEHGKLLIHAYFEEKTDIAGVITTVKEFLALLDENAEAVRFTTRYIKQADWEGWKSYLKPVRASRRIVIKPPWEKHYQAEQGTEVVEINPGNAFGTGHHETTRICISYLDEIIGEHPGCSVFDVGCGSGILGICSIKLGAGVSFCADIDFKAARETISNSAANGTSDRVKVWCGSAYCTLKKFDVIVSNTSRDTLISMKNSLKERLFPMGYLIVSGIQASDKQEIAGIYRNSGYDMVSEKVESGWAGLLFSLKRTRKPKK; this is translated from the coding sequence ATGTCGAGAATGAAGAGACTTACGATCGAGTTGCCCAAGGAGATGGCCGCATCTGTTTCGGATCTGCTTTTGGGTCTTGAGGCCGGAGCCGTAAGCGAGGAGCAAGGAGAACACGGGAAACTGCTAATTCATGCGTATTTTGAGGAAAAAACGGATATCGCGGGAGTCATAACGACGGTAAAAGAGTTCTTGGCGCTGCTTGACGAAAACGCCGAGGCCGTACGGTTCACCACTCGATACATCAAACAGGCAGACTGGGAAGGATGGAAATCCTACTTGAAACCTGTAAGGGCAAGTCGCCGGATAGTCATCAAACCTCCTTGGGAAAAACACTACCAGGCGGAGCAAGGAACCGAGGTAGTTGAAATAAATCCAGGAAACGCCTTTGGCACCGGACACCACGAAACAACTAGGATATGCATAAGTTATCTGGATGAAATCATTGGGGAACACCCCGGATGTTCCGTTTTTGATGTCGGCTGCGGAAGCGGTATTCTGGGAATCTGCTCAATTAAACTGGGGGCGGGTGTTTCGTTTTGCGCAGACATAGATTTCAAGGCCGCAAGAGAGACCATCTCGAATTCCGCTGCAAACGGAACTTCCGACAGGGTAAAAGTCTGGTGTGGTTCTGCATACTGTACGCTAAAGAAATTCGACGTGATTGTTTCCAACACTTCCAGAGATACCCTCATCTCAATGAAAAACAGTTTAAAAGAGAGGCTTTTCCCCATGGGGTACCTTATAGTGTCCGGAATACAGGCAAGCGATAAACAGGAGATAGCCGGGATATACAGAAACTCGGGGTATGATATGGTTAGTGAGAAGGTCGAGAGTGGGTGGGCAGGACTTCTCTTCAGTCTAAAGAGAACGAGGAAGCCAAAGAAATGA
- the dksA gene encoding RNA polymerase-binding protein DksA: MKAETRETVRTILIQKMSDILGIAYNTVDRMSKGSNSFPDPLDRALSESNRVLELRERDRERKLLRKIRDALARLENGSYGICEVCEEEISEQRLIARPETTLCIECKEEQEDIEKKFG, encoded by the coding sequence ATGAAGGCAGAAACTAGGGAGACCGTAAGAACCATCCTGATTCAGAAGATGTCCGATATATTGGGCATTGCCTACAATACTGTTGATAGGATGAGCAAGGGATCCAACTCTTTCCCCGATCCCCTTGACAGGGCTCTGTCCGAGTCGAACAGAGTTCTTGAACTGAGGGAAAGGGACAGGGAGAGAAAGCTGCTTCGGAAAATACGCGACGCCCTTGCAAGGCTTGAAAACGGTTCCTATGGAATCTGCGAGGTGTGTGAAGAGGAGATCTCGGAGCAGAGACTGATCGCAAGGCCGGAGACTACTCTTTGCATAGAGTGCAAGGAAGAGCAGGAAGATATTGAAAAGAAGTTCGGCTAG
- a CDS encoding nuclear transport factor 2 family protein — protein sequence MIRTYKLLAYLVAVIFLASCGSSDEDKINMLLDKRTSAFELKDPEIYSECIHEDYRITSGEEVIDKQKLVNRFRDHVSVIDKVSFSEPERYIYINGTNARVMILSSIDVKIDGYSMTYKAKEVINLSKVLGRWKITKESMLNLLSGTMILEN from the coding sequence ATGATCAGAACATACAAGCTGCTTGCATATCTGGTCGCGGTTATCTTTCTCGCGTCCTGCGGGTCTTCTGATGAAGACAAGATAAATATGCTTCTTGACAAGAGGACCAGTGCCTTCGAACTAAAAGACCCCGAAATTTATTCGGAGTGCATACACGAAGATTACAGGATAACCTCTGGAGAAGAGGTAATTGACAAGCAGAAACTTGTGAACAGATTCAGGGATCACGTATCCGTCATTGACAAGGTATCATTCAGTGAGCCCGAAAGATACATATATATCAACGGAACAAACGCAAGGGTGATGATACTGTCTTCAATTGACGTGAAGATAGATGGCTATTCGATGACGTATAAAGCCAAAGAGGTTATTAACTTGTCGAAGGTCTTGGGGCGGTGGAAAATAACCAAGGAGTCTATGCTAAACCTGCTCAGCGGAACTATGATTCTTGAGAATTAA
- the bamD gene encoding outer membrane protein assembly factor BamD yields MKNPARLLVIVALLLVVSCGGKKAIYEGTAEQLNNEVVEELNKESGFPWIFGGTNYDKVFDILKEIQIRYPYTKYAALAELRSGDVYFKKKEYTLAAEEYENFITNHPGHEELDYAMYRLGLSYYKMKSGKDRNHSKPLNAIKWFTLLNKTYPDSPYAEQTHEKIEKSRKLLAEREIYIGKFYQRKKNYEAAAQRYKNVLENYSDTEYTEKARELLLETQEKLSEQSS; encoded by the coding sequence ATGAAAAACCCGGCAAGATTACTAGTTATCGTTGCTTTGCTCCTTGTGGTTTCCTGCGGGGGAAAGAAAGCAATCTACGAAGGAACAGCGGAGCAACTTAACAACGAAGTGGTCGAAGAACTTAACAAGGAAAGTGGTTTTCCCTGGATATTCGGCGGAACAAATTACGACAAAGTATTCGACATACTGAAAGAAATACAGATCCGCTACCCTTATACAAAGTACGCCGCACTAGCCGAACTGAGAAGCGGTGATGTCTATTTCAAAAAAAAGGAATACACCCTAGCCGCCGAAGAATACGAAAATTTCATAACCAACCATCCAGGTCACGAAGAACTTGATTACGCGATGTATCGACTCGGACTCTCCTACTATAAAATGAAATCGGGAAAGGACAGAAATCACTCGAAGCCGCTTAATGCGATAAAGTGGTTCACTTTGCTCAATAAAACCTACCCCGACTCCCCATACGCTGAGCAAACGCATGAAAAGATCGAGAAATCCAGAAAATTACTCGCGGAAAGAGAAATCTACATAGGGAAGTTCTACCAGAGGAAAAAAAACTACGAGGCCGCGGCGCAAAGATATAAAAACGTTCTGGAAAATTACTCCGACACCGAATATACAGAAAAAGCCAGAGAGCTTCTCTTAGAGACTCAAGAAAAGTTATCCGAGCAGTCATCCTAG
- a CDS encoding metal-dependent hydrolase translates to MEILNNGIEITYFGHSTFLVKSPGGKTVMLDPWIQGNPSCPEQLREVGHIDIITVSHGHFDHISDVIPLYRKYNSKVVANWEICDWLSSKGVENCMPCNKGGNVVIDGIRFTVTHAQHSSSIKEEDGTVIYGGEPVGYVIKFENDYAIYHAGDTNIFGDMKLISEIYKPELAMLPIGDLFTMSPLEASYACRLLNVKWVVPMHYETFPLLVGTPDELKTLTKDMDSLTVVALEPGQKIT, encoded by the coding sequence ATGGAAATACTGAATAACGGAATAGAAATAACCTACTTTGGACATTCCACTTTCTTGGTAAAATCACCCGGTGGCAAAACGGTGATGCTTGATCCGTGGATCCAAGGAAATCCCTCGTGCCCGGAGCAACTCCGTGAAGTCGGCCACATTGACATTATAACAGTCTCGCACGGGCATTTTGACCATATAAGCGACGTGATTCCCCTTTACAGGAAATACAACTCCAAGGTTGTGGCTAACTGGGAAATCTGCGACTGGCTGAGCTCAAAGGGGGTTGAGAACTGCATGCCGTGCAACAAGGGAGGCAACGTTGTTATAGACGGGATAAGGTTCACAGTGACCCACGCTCAGCACAGCAGCAGCATTAAAGAGGAAGACGGAACGGTTATTTACGGCGGGGAACCTGTAGGTTACGTAATAAAATTTGAAAATGATTACGCAATATACCACGCCGGAGATACCAACATTTTCGGTGACATGAAACTTATATCGGAAATATACAAACCGGAACTGGCAATGCTTCCCATCGGAGATCTCTTCACGATGTCCCCGCTTGAAGCATCGTACGCATGCAGACTGCTCAACGTGAAATGGGTCGTTCCTATGCACTACGAAACCTTTCCGCTTCTCGTGGGAACCCCGGATGAATTGAAAACGCTGACCAAGGACATGGATTCTCTGACGGTAGTTGCCCTTGAACCGGGACAGAAAATCACCTGA
- the serS gene encoding serine--tRNA ligase has product MLDPKLIERNIDLVGEKLATRGFDTDLSEFAVLNSRRKEIIQKVEALEHRRNEGSKKVGTLKRSGDEDELSRLLPELKALSEEIKDLNEKKTEAEMLLREFLLNVPNMPDSSVPEGPDDTANVEIRKWGEPRDFDFEVKDHVLLGDELDILDLPRATKIAGARFALYKNAGARLERALINFMLDVHTKQHGYTEVLTPFVANTESLTGTGNLPKFEEDLFKLSDTDYYMVPTAEVPVTNIHRDEIIPAEMLPIKYVAYTPCFRKEAGSYGKDVHGIIRQHQFNKVELVRFANPENSYEELETLTADAAKILELLGIPYRVVVLCTGDMGFSSAKTYDLEVWVPSEGRYREISSCSNFEAFQARRANIRYRKSKGSKPSYLHTLNGSGVAVGRALLAILENFQTEEGTVEIPEVLVPYMDGIKVISR; this is encoded by the coding sequence ATGCTGGATCCCAAATTAATTGAGCGAAATATCGATCTTGTGGGCGAAAAACTCGCTACCAGAGGGTTTGACACCGATCTTTCGGAATTTGCCGTACTGAATTCCCGTAGAAAAGAGATAATACAGAAGGTCGAGGCCCTTGAACACCGGAGAAACGAGGGTTCAAAGAAGGTAGGCACTCTTAAGAGATCGGGGGATGAAGACGAGCTTTCGAGACTTCTTCCGGAACTCAAGGCCCTCTCCGAAGAGATAAAGGATCTCAATGAGAAGAAAACCGAGGCGGAGATGCTTCTCAGGGAATTTCTCCTGAACGTTCCCAACATGCCCGACTCCTCGGTTCCCGAAGGGCCCGACGACACGGCGAACGTTGAGATAAGAAAGTGGGGAGAACCCCGGGATTTTGACTTTGAGGTAAAAGATCACGTGTTGCTTGGGGACGAGCTTGACATACTGGACCTTCCGAGGGCTACGAAGATCGCGGGCGCGCGATTTGCGCTTTACAAGAATGCAGGCGCGCGGCTTGAGAGGGCACTTATAAATTTCATGCTAGATGTTCATACCAAGCAGCACGGGTACACAGAAGTTCTCACTCCCTTCGTAGCCAACACCGAGAGTCTTACGGGGACGGGAAATCTTCCCAAGTTCGAAGAAGATCTTTTCAAACTGAGCGATACGGATTATTACATGGTTCCCACTGCCGAGGTTCCGGTTACAAACATTCACCGCGACGAAATAATTCCCGCAGAGATGCTTCCGATTAAATACGTGGCCTACACTCCGTGCTTCAGGAAGGAAGCGGGTTCCTACGGAAAAGACGTGCACGGAATAATAAGGCAGCACCAGTTCAACAAGGTGGAACTTGTGCGTTTTGCTAACCCGGAGAACTCATACGAGGAGCTTGAGACGCTGACCGCCGATGCCGCTAAGATTCTCGAGCTTCTCGGTATTCCTTACAGGGTCGTTGTTCTTTGCACAGGGGACATGGGATTTTCTTCGGCCAAGACTTATGATCTTGAAGTGTGGGTGCCGAGCGAAGGCAGATACAGGGAAATATCATCCTGCAGCAATTTTGAGGCGTTTCAGGCAAGGCGGGCTAACATAAGGTACAGGAAATCAAAGGGATCCAAGCCGTCCTATCTTCATACCCTTAATGGTTCTGGTGTGGCCGTGGGCAGGGCTCTTCTGGCGATTCTTGAGAATTTTCAGACCGAAGAAGGAACCGTAGAAATTCCCGAGGTGCTGGTTCCCTACATGGATGGCATCAAGGTTATAAGCCGGTAA
- a CDS encoding ribosome recycling factor, protein MSEELSVEELCIDAEDRMDKTVSVFEQELSRIRTGRASAALVDTMRVSYFGAQTPINQLANVSVPDSSTILIQAWDPGAVEEIQKAIAQSELGINPSVDGNTIRLVIPPLTEERRKELVKHTGKVAEEHRVSIRQIRKDANNLIKKAGKTDNLPEDETKKALSEIQELTDERISRLNALLEKKEKEILEI, encoded by the coding sequence ATGAGTGAAGAGCTGTCCGTTGAAGAACTTTGTATTGACGCCGAAGACAGAATGGACAAGACTGTAAGCGTTTTCGAGCAGGAACTCTCCAGAATAAGAACCGGCAGAGCGTCGGCGGCTCTTGTCGATACGATGAGAGTTTCCTATTTCGGCGCCCAGACTCCAATTAACCAACTCGCCAATGTGTCGGTGCCCGATAGCTCAACCATACTCATACAGGCATGGGACCCGGGCGCGGTCGAGGAAATACAGAAAGCGATCGCGCAATCAGAACTCGGAATAAACCCGTCGGTTGACGGGAACACTATCAGACTTGTTATACCTCCCCTGACCGAGGAAAGAAGGAAGGAACTTGTCAAACACACGGGCAAAGTTGCCGAAGAACACAGGGTCTCCATAAGACAGATAAGAAAAGATGCAAATAACCTGATAAAGAAGGCCGGAAAGACAGACAACCTTCCAGAAGACGAAACAAAAAAAGCCCTCTCCGAAATACAGGAACTCACTGACGAGAGGATAAGCAGGTTAAACGCCCTGCTTGAAAAGAAAGAAAAGGAAATATTGGAAATCTGA
- a CDS encoding UMP kinase, producing the protein MGSSEKIIPKYKRVLLKLSGEALQGPGQFGINSEVIEYVSEEIKSIYSLGVETAIVIGGGNIFRGVSSSSKGMDRSTADYMGMLATVINALALQDFLERKGLPTRIQTALEIKQVAEPFIKRRAIRHLEKGRIVIFASGTGNPFFTTDTAATLRALQMGADIIMKATKVDGIYDEDPVKNKDASKFSELTYMEILKKGLKVMDATSISLCMEGNIPIVVFDLFEKGSIEKVIRGEKVGTIVRSGTEQ; encoded by the coding sequence ATGGGATCCTCTGAAAAAATCATCCCGAAATATAAAAGAGTCCTTCTCAAACTCAGCGGAGAAGCTCTTCAGGGTCCCGGCCAATTCGGTATCAATTCCGAAGTAATTGAATACGTCTCCGAAGAAATAAAAAGCATCTACTCCCTTGGAGTGGAAACGGCCATAGTCATAGGCGGAGGAAACATCTTCAGGGGTGTTTCCAGCTCTTCAAAGGGCATGGACCGTTCCACGGCCGACTATATGGGGATGCTGGCGACTGTGATAAACGCGCTTGCTCTGCAGGATTTTCTCGAGCGAAAGGGTCTTCCGACCCGCATACAAACCGCACTTGAAATAAAGCAGGTCGCCGAACCCTTTATCAAAAGAAGGGCCATACGTCATCTTGAGAAGGGAAGGATAGTCATATTCGCCTCAGGTACCGGCAATCCGTTTTTCACGACCGACACGGCGGCAACCCTGAGGGCTCTTCAGATGGGAGCGGATATCATAATGAAGGCAACCAAAGTCGACGGCATTTATGACGAGGACCCGGTTAAAAACAAGGATGCTTCTAAGTTCTCCGAACTCACTTACATGGAAATCCTTAAGAAAGGGCTGAAAGTAATGGACGCGACCTCAATCTCTCTTTGCATGGAGGGAAATATCCCCATAGTGGTTTTCGATCTTTTTGAAAAAGGCAGCATAGAGAAAGTTATACGCGGAGAGAAAGTAGGTACTATTGTAAGGAGCGGTACGGAACAATGA
- the tsf gene encoding translation elongation factor Ts produces the protein MAEIKAAMVKDLREKTGAPFLDCKNALVETEGNFEKATEILRIKGVAKASKKTTRKTDQGIISSYVHAGGKIGVMLEVNCETDFVARNDEFQNLCREVAMQIAANNPVYVRKEEVSEEEIENEKRILKAEAMESGKPENIAEKMVAGRINKFFEEICLLEQPYIRDPKIKIVDLVNNLIAKIGENIVVKRFVRYQLGE, from the coding sequence ATGGCTGAGATCAAAGCAGCAATGGTAAAGGATTTGAGAGAAAAGACGGGTGCTCCTTTTCTTGACTGTAAGAACGCGCTTGTGGAAACCGAGGGGAATTTCGAAAAAGCGACTGAGATCCTGAGAATAAAAGGCGTTGCGAAAGCATCTAAAAAAACTACCAGAAAAACCGATCAGGGAATTATTTCCTCATACGTTCACGCAGGCGGCAAGATCGGCGTAATGCTCGAGGTTAACTGTGAAACGGATTTTGTGGCCAGAAACGATGAATTTCAGAATCTCTGCAGGGAAGTCGCTATGCAGATAGCGGCAAACAATCCGGTCTACGTAAGAAAGGAAGAAGTTTCAGAAGAAGAAATAGAAAATGAAAAGCGGATCCTCAAGGCGGAAGCTATGGAATCGGGAAAACCCGAGAATATAGCAGAAAAAATGGTTGCGGGAAGAATAAACAAGTTTTTCGAGGAAATATGTCTTCTTGAGCAGCCATATATAAGAGATCCTAAAATAAAAATCGTAGACCTCGTAAACAATCTGATAGCAAAAATCGGCGAAAACATAGTTGTAAAAAGGTTCGTAAGATACCAACTGGGCGAATGA
- the rpsB gene encoding 30S ribosomal protein S2 — protein MTEEAAVSEKLSMKSLLEAGVHFGHQKSHWNPKMKSFIFGARNGIHIIDLQQTVTLFNRAFNYVKDTAADGGTVLLVGTKKQARGIIEEESLRCNMPYINTRWLGGTLTNFNTIRSRVDYLLELKRLEEDGQMELLPKKEAKNLRREIVKLEGLLGGIVGMKQVPDAIFVVDTKKEHIAIKEARNLSIPVIAIVDTNCDPANADYPIPSNDDAIRAIKLFTSKIADACIEGNHIYQEKLVSGEVEQVEKDSLEGVVVERKVFVFKEAESDDEGEDFVSVAISESSESENAQAQKEMSENTEDKKED, from the coding sequence ATGACAGAAGAAGCCGCAGTTAGCGAAAAACTCAGCATGAAAAGCCTGCTCGAAGCGGGGGTACATTTCGGACATCAGAAAAGCCACTGGAATCCGAAAATGAAATCCTTTATCTTCGGAGCAAGAAACGGCATTCACATAATCGACCTTCAGCAGACCGTCACCCTCTTTAACAGAGCGTTTAACTACGTGAAAGACACGGCGGCGGACGGAGGAACCGTTTTGTTGGTGGGAACCAAGAAACAGGCCCGGGGAATAATCGAGGAAGAATCGCTCCGGTGCAACATGCCTTACATAAACACGCGTTGGCTGGGCGGAACCCTTACAAATTTCAACACGATACGCTCAAGGGTTGATTATCTGCTGGAACTAAAAAGGCTTGAAGAAGATGGACAGATGGAGCTGCTTCCGAAAAAAGAAGCGAAAAACCTGAGAAGAGAGATAGTAAAGCTAGAGGGACTTCTGGGCGGAATAGTGGGCATGAAGCAGGTTCCCGACGCTATTTTCGTCGTAGACACCAAAAAAGAACATATAGCCATAAAAGAAGCGAGAAATCTGTCGATACCGGTCATAGCGATCGTTGATACGAACTGCGATCCCGCGAACGCGGATTATCCGATTCCAAGCAATGATGACGCCATAAGGGCGATAAAGCTGTTCACTTCAAAAATAGCGGATGCCTGTATCGAGGGAAATCACATATATCAGGAAAAACTGGTCAGTGGGGAGGTTGAACAGGTAGAAAAAGACAGTCTTGAGGGCGTAGTGGTAGAAAGGAAAGTGTTCGTTTTCAAGGAAGCCGAATCTGATGATGAGGGGGAAGATTTCGTTTCGGTAGCGATTTCGGAATCTTCCGAAAGTGAAAACGCCCAGGCGCAGAAGGAAATGTCAGAGAATACAGAAGATAAAAAAGAGGACTAG
- a CDS encoding diacylglycerol kinase family lipid kinase, with the protein MLSFSLTAASSVIKYPPNSFCKSGFNTRKTIINQVVGYDNVPYQQCRKLEEDKMKYLVIANPEAGTKTLDTTLEQVRSAFEAREIIHEVRLTQFPGHAAKIAAEGLSEGFTHMISLGGDGTSSEIVSSIRDTETVFGIIPGGSGNDFPKAAGIPLDTQAAVDNIFSGRPRKADVAFVDEKCFINGFGVGMDGAVAHDFGELGLRRLGSFGYIVGAVIEAFRFQGFVSKVDGEVGTASATGRKLLLFGASNGPFQGGKFNLAPGADIFDGHLDIHIISDMHPIGRLFKIQKVLEGRHEGLREVSIVRVKQLRFETFTDLPAHMDGEIFTLRSGKHSIRIGEQRVNIIVPA; encoded by the coding sequence ATGCTGAGTTTTTCGCTAACTGCGGCTTCTTCTGTCATTAAATATCCTCCGAATTCCTTTTGCAAATCAGGTTTTAATACCAGAAAAACGATTATTAATCAAGTTGTTGGGTATGATAATGTTCCATATCAACAATGCCGGAAGCTTGAAGAAGACAAGATGAAATACCTTGTAATAGCAAATCCCGAGGCGGGCACAAAAACGCTTGACACAACGCTTGAACAGGTCCGTAGCGCTTTTGAAGCAAGAGAAATTATCCATGAAGTGAGACTTACCCAATTCCCAGGGCACGCCGCGAAGATTGCCGCAGAAGGGCTCAGTGAAGGATTTACCCACATGATTTCTCTTGGAGGGGACGGTACGTCAAGCGAGATCGTAAGTTCAATCCGCGATACCGAAACTGTTTTCGGAATTATTCCAGGAGGCAGTGGAAACGATTTCCCGAAGGCCGCCGGCATTCCGCTTGATACGCAAGCGGCTGTAGACAATATTTTTTCGGGCCGGCCGAGAAAAGCCGATGTGGCCTTTGTTGACGAAAAATGTTTTATAAACGGTTTTGGGGTCGGGATGGACGGTGCCGTGGCGCACGATTTCGGGGAGCTTGGCCTCAGGCGTCTTGGTTCTTTCGGCTACATTGTTGGAGCGGTAATTGAGGCGTTCCGGTTTCAGGGGTTTGTCTCCAAAGTGGATGGGGAAGTTGGTACGGCGTCCGCGACAGGCAGAAAACTGCTTCTTTTCGGAGCCTCGAACGGTCCTTTTCAGGGTGGGAAATTCAATCTGGCCCCCGGGGCCGACATATTCGACGGGCATCTCGATATCCATATAATAAGTGACATGCATCCGATTGGAAGGCTTTTTAAGATACAGAAGGTGCTTGAGGGCCGTCACGAGGGACTTCGGGAGGTCAGCATTGTGAGAGTGAAGCAACTAAGGTTCGAAACCTTTACGGATCTTCCGGCGCACATGGACGGGGAGATATTCACTCTTCGTTCCGGAAAGCACTCTATACGGATTGGAGAGCAGAGAGTAAACATTATAGTTCCCGCGTAG
- a CDS encoding 1-acyl-sn-glycerol-3-phosphate acyltransferase — MKKARSILAIILFSLFTAFWGCVGIVVSLLANRHLIKCSVRPWGKTVLWACGVRLDVEGTENLPDGPSMVMFNHQSSLDIPVFSAVLPFEWKAVMKNEVASIPFVGWVCTLSGHYFVARDGSVGDTNRVREIVRKIRKGPSVIIAPEGTRSEDGTLLPFKQGGFLMASLSRVPVVPMIIWGGKDVRKKGSYELNTDRNIVVRILPPIDTASFPKGKEGGEKLESVVREGMLREIEKIRSKR, encoded by the coding sequence ATGAAGAAGGCAAGAAGCATTCTGGCGATAATTCTTTTTTCCTTGTTTACTGCATTCTGGGGCTGTGTAGGAATTGTGGTATCGCTTTTGGCCAACAGGCATCTTATAAAATGCTCAGTGCGGCCTTGGGGAAAAACGGTTCTCTGGGCCTGCGGAGTGCGGCTTGACGTAGAGGGGACTGAAAACCTCCCGGATGGCCCCTCCATGGTGATGTTCAACCACCAGAGTTCCCTCGACATACCTGTTTTCTCCGCGGTGCTGCCTTTCGAATGGAAGGCCGTTATGAAGAATGAGGTTGCCTCGATTCCTTTTGTCGGCTGGGTATGCACTCTGAGCGGACATTATTTTGTCGCTAGGGACGGTTCGGTCGGAGATACGAACAGAGTCCGGGAAATCGTAAGGAAAATAAGGAAGGGGCCTTCGGTGATTATAGCCCCCGAGGGCACGAGAAGCGAGGACGGAACTTTGCTTCCTTTTAAGCAGGGCGGTTTTCTTATGGCCTCGCTTTCAAGGGTGCCGGTCGTGCCGATGATCATATGGGGAGGCAAGGATGTAAGAAAAAAGGGTTCCTACGAACTTAATACCGACAGGAATATTGTAGTTAGAATCCTTCCCCCTATAGATACAGCAAGCTTTCCAAAGGGAAAAGAAGGTGGCGAAAAACTTGAGAGTGTTGTTCGGGAAGGGATGCTTCGCGAGATTGAAAAAATCCGTAGCAAGCGTTAA